Genomic DNA from Paenibacillus borealis:
TAATTTCCTTGTACGTATTGATAAGCTGAATATTCGTATTAATCTGGTTAAGATCCAGCTGCCCTACTGTAGATTGAGTAGGTGTCTGATTAACAATAATCTTCGTTGAAGCCTCATACACCGGATTCTTAATGTATAAGCTGTAGACCCCGGCAAGTACACATGCCACGATAACAATGCTAACAATCATCCACAGTCTCTTCCTGACAATCTGGAAATAATCGCGCAGATCCAATTCTTGTGCTGACAAGTGAATTTCCCTCCAAGCTGTTTCTGTAATATTCCACCTAAGCTAAAAAAGTGCCTCCTCTCTAATAGACGAGAGGAGGCTCTCCACACTTACTATTTACTTACTTGAAGTTGATTGTACGGTAGATAATAACTGCTGCTTCTGCACGTGTAGCAGTATTGTTAGGGTTGAACTTGCCTGCGTTACCGATAACCAGGTTATTGCTGGCAGCGAAGGCAACTCCGTCTCTCAGCGATGCACTGATCTTAGCAGCATCAGAGAACTGGCTTAGCGCACTTGCACTAGTAGTTGCATCAGGGTTCACCGACTTAACTGCACGTGCGATCATGGTTGCCATTTCCGCACGGGTAATGGTTGCATTAGGATCGAATTGTGCAGCGCTGCGTCCGGTAATGATACCTTTCTCAGCAGCAACAGCTACATATGGAGCATACCAGGAAGTAGAGCTAACATCGCTGAAGCTCTGCTTAGCGGAGTTGTTCTCCAGGTTCAGTGCGCGAATCAGCATCTTGGCGAATTCAGCACGGGTCACATTGCTCTTCGGAGCAAAGTTGCCGTTACCCACGCCTTCGATTGCGCCCTTAGCAGCTACAACGGCAATTTGTCTTCCCGCCCAAGCCTGTACACTTGCAATGTCTTTGAAGCTTACTTTGTTCTCTACTACTGCGTAGGAAGAGAACGTGTCACGTGGTTCTACGATATAGTCACCGTCTACAACACCGCCCTGGAACTGCAGCGCACCGTATACAACCTTAGCAACGGAGAGCAATTCTTTGTCTAGGCCTGTTGTATTCTTCAGTGGCAGCTTGATTGTCAACGGCTGCTGGAAGGTTGTTGTAGCAACGCCGCCTACAGTCAGATCAAATTCATATACGCTTGATGCCAGCTTCAGGCTGGAAATCGAGGTTACAGTAGTGTCAGCAATTGTGGATACAGTCAGTGTAACCGCATCGTTGAATTGGCCTACTGGAATCGTTACGGTCAAACCGTTGAAGGTAATGGCAATGTTGGCAATGCCTTTAGCCTTAGCGGCATCAATGATTGCTTTGGACAATGGAACTTCAACTGTTGCAGCATTCACTGTACCCAGGTTCAGGGTAAGTGTAAGGCCTGTCTTACCGGCATTAGCAGCAACCAGGGCATCGAATGCTTTC
This window encodes:
- a CDS encoding S-layer homology domain-containing protein, which produces MTLKKKLAVSTLAVSMAAASVAGFPFSSKGLAQHLGIVGTASAAAVTHADAKLKVKNVYDQLTAADKEKLLAYELEAGNIDITTFKAIFKPVLDKLTFLNDGDVATAHKAFKSVSSVVYDVYANDFAEIKAIRYDLDNVNLLNKIAAEAGVAELTFDDLIEFLLGSNGVEAELRALVSSKTNAQLLDIIANSTSQDALIDDAITAVLNHRTGTGALTVSQVVYNLDIAPADVKLTLKNLNATLPTAKPAVKALATAYIKAYGFNSGGDGGSSGGGGGTVVTTPVTNPTATPGIYDVSKLVTIVGDKATLKLVDADVLKAFDALVAANAGKTGLTLTLNLGTVNAATVEVPLSKAIIDAAKAKGIANIAITFNGLTVTIPVGQFNDAVTLTVSTIADTTVTSISSLKLASSVYEFDLTVGGVATTTFQQPLTIKLPLKNTTGLDKELLSVAKVVYGALQFQGGVVDGDYIVEPRDTFSSYAVVENKVSFKDIASVQAWAGRQIAVVAAKGAIEGVGNGNFAPKSNVTRAEFAKMLIRALNLENNSAKQSFSDVSSTSWYAPYVAVAAEKGIITGRSAAQFDPNATITRAEMATMIARAVKSVNPDATTSASALSQFSDAAKISASLRDGVAFAASNNLVIGNAGKFNPNNTATRAEAAVIIYRTINFK